A stretch of the Oncorhynchus clarkii lewisi isolate Uvic-CL-2024 chromosome 9, UVic_Ocla_1.0, whole genome shotgun sequence genome encodes the following:
- the LOC139416188 gene encoding CD248 molecule, endosialin a: MGSPVRCAAVLVLSLLGLFCYTPPVWGQDLQERDALCNEDGCFVVYFQRKTFLDSWRSCKEKGGNLATVKLQEEADTIAALFSGVELRGPRTKVQVWIGLQRQPRQCSASRPLRGFSWTTGDQDTRYTNWLRDDSPSTCSAPRCVVMTYGTAAHEQHDHFKWLDGSCSVPVDGYLCRYTYKGMCPAVWSEGGGNALYSTPFSLLSSLLTHVPFGSVATVPCPGGSKEEQSVLCVLREDGTVGWSRETPLCSDTGEKSWCDRNNGGCEHFCQEAGEHYYCECSDGFQLGDDGQTCVAADPCHSAPCEFECLPLSDGYRCACPEGYMLSPDERGCLDVDECLQSPCEQLCVNAPGTFECRCREGYRPVEEGECEDVDECMEDPCEHACENTPGSHVCHCHLGFSPPTEEPSHCQDTDECQIPGTCQQMCVNYEGGFECYCEVGYELLSDHFSCRKIGEGEDSFPAATPSYPWVTRHPGSMWDPHEPLYPWTPAQTNTDWPLETEESLDWLTDPPRVENDVIWVTSAPQEEPVPNHHPFMVPPMEEPEEEEEEEEEEEYTPDWSTMILNSPAQVQPELESTPSPSPSPSPSPSPTSTPTPTPTSDWYEEEDDETTTSSSVLPTSTISGGAWNWLWFSPASHDQVFTTSQEPITDQHVPASNYDDTDDNEEEGDIDNWKVTSLPEQDQGPVENQDQHTPSLPPPVAPKTPITPNQGVVEGVNEREPAQEDESSQKQGGGNWLLVGLLVPLCIFTIIMVALGIVYCTRCAVTPRNTTATNCYHWISGAHDKQGAPNPSKGIQSHV; this comes from the coding sequence ATGGGTTCCCCAGTGCGGTGTGCTGCTGTTCTAGTCCTCTCACTACTGGGTCTGTTCTGTTATACTCCCCCTGTATGGGGCCAGGATCTACAAGAGAGGGACGCTCTGTGCAACGAGGACGGCTGCTTCGTGGTCTACTTCCAGCGCAAGACCTTCCTGGACTCCTGGAGGAGCTGCAAGGAGAAGGGAGGCAACCTGGCCACAGTCAAACTCCAGGAGGAAGCTGACACTATCGCTGCTCTCTTCTCTGGCGTGGAGCTACGCGGCCCGAGGACCAAGGTCCAGGTGTGGATCGGTCTCCAGAGACAGCCTCGCCAGTGTTCCGCCTCTCGCCCTCTCCGTGGGTTCTCCTGGACTACAGGTGACCAAGATACCCGCTACACCAATTGGCTGCGGGACGACTCGCCCAGTACTTGTTCAGCCCCACGCTGTGTGGTAATGACCTATGGCACAGCAGCCCATGAGCAGCATGATCATTTTAAATGGCTGGACGGCTCGTGTTCGGTACCAGTGGATGGCTACCTGTGCCGCTACACGTACAAGGGCATGTGCCCGGCGGTTTGGAGCGAGGGGGGCGGCAATGCCCTATATAGTACCCCCTTCAGCCTCCTCAGTAGCCTCCTTACCCACGTCCCCTTTGGATCTGTAGCCACAGTGCCCTGCCCGGGGGGCTCCAAGGAGGAGCagtctgttctatgtgtgctaagGGAGGATGGCACTGTGGGGTGGTCCAGGGAGACGCCCCTCTGTTCCGACACTGGAGAGAAGAGCTGGTGCGATCGGAACAACGGAGGGTGTGAGCATTTCTGCCAGGAGGCCGGAGAGCACTACTACTGCGAGTGCTCGGACGGCTTCCAGCTCGGGGATGACGGGCAAACATGCGTCGCTGCCGACCCGTGCCACAGTGCCCCCTGTGAGTTTGAGTGCCTGCCCCTGTCGGACGGCTACCGCTGTGCCTGCCCCGAGGGCTACATGCTTTCCCCGGATGAACGCGGTTGTCTGGATGTGGACGAGTGCCTGCAGAGCCCCTGCGAGCAGCTGTGCGTCAACGCCCCGGGGACCTTCGAGTGCCGCTGCCGTGAGGGTTACCGACCGGTCGAGGAGGGCGAATGTGAGGATGTGGACGAGTGTATGGAGGACCCGTGCGAACACGCCTGCGAGAATACACCCGGCTCTCACGTTTGCCACTGTCATCTGGGCTTTTCCCCTCCTACCGAGGAACCCTCCCACTGCCAGGACACTGACGAGTGTCAGATCCCTGGGACATGTCAGCAGATGTGCGTGAACTACGAGGGGGGCTTCGAGTGTTACTGCGAGGTGGGCTACGAGCTACTCTCTGACCACTTCTCCTGCAGGAagataggggagggagaggactCATTCCCAGCAGCCACTCCCTCCTACCCTTGGGTCACCCGCCACCCCGGCTCCATGTGGGACCCCCACGAACCCTTGTACCCCTGGACCCCTGCACAGACCAACACTGACTGGCCTCTGGAGACGGAAGAGTCCCTGGACTGGCTCACAGACCCCCCCAGGGTGGAGAATGATGTCATCTGGGTCACCAGCGCACCCCAGGAGGAACCCGTCCCAAACCACCACCCATTCATGGTCCCCCCCATGGAAGAgcccgaggaggaggaggaagaagaagaagaggaggagtatACACCGGACTGGAGCACCATGATTTTGAATTCTCCAGCCCAGGTCCAGCCCGAGCTAGAGTCTACGCCCAGTCCCTCTCCCAGCCCCTCTCCCAGCCCCTCTcccacctctacccccaccccAACTCCCACATCCGACTGGTATGAGGAGGAAGATGACGAAACCACTACCAGTTCCTCAGTCCTCCCTACTTCCACTATCTCGGGAGGGGCGTGGAACTGGCTCTGGTTCAGCCCCGCCAGCCATGATCAAGTATTCACCACGTCGCAGGAGCCAATCACTGACCAGCACGTCCCCGCATCCAACTATGATGATACTGATGATAATGAGGAAGAGGGGGACATTGACAATTGGAAGGTGACTTCCCTTCCAGAGCAGGATCAGGGCCCGGTTGAGAACCAGGACCAGCAcaccccctccctgcctcctcctgtggctCCCAAAACCCCAATTACCCCCAACCAGGGCGTGGTGGAGGGGGTGAATGAGAGGGAGCCGGCCCAGGAGGACGAGAGCAGCCAGAAGCAGGGTGGTGGCAACTGGCTGCTGGTGGGCCTCCTGGTGCCCCTCTGCATCTTCACCATTATTATGGTGGCACTGGGTATCGTCTACTGCACCCGCTGCGCTGTCACGCCGCGCAACACGACGGCCACCAACTGCTACCATTGGATCTCCGGAGCGCACGACAAGCAGGGCGCGCCCAATCCCAGCAAGGGGATACAGTCACATGTTTAA